From Streptomyces griseorubiginosus, one genomic window encodes:
- a CDS encoding cytochrome P450 produces the protein MSAPPPGCPAHGIGPGGLRRLYGPDAEDLGAVYEELRDRYGTVAPALLHDDVPIWVVLGHGENMHMVRTPSQFCRDTRQWSALQDGTIKPDHPLMPHIAWQPICCHAEGDEHLRLRGAVTGAMSTIDHRGIRRYANRATQLLVNKFCEDGRADLVSQFAEHLPMAVMCEILGMPEEYGERIVQAARDMLKGTETAIASNAYIMDALTRLTVRRRAEPKEDFTSHLINHPARLTDEEISQHLRVVLIAAYETTANLLANVLRVVLTDPRFRAQLNGGQMTVPEAVEQSLWDEPPFSTILPYIAKQDTELGGQRIRTGDALLFGIAPGNVDPRVRPDLKANMQGNRSHLAFGGGPHECPGQDIGRAIADVGVDALLTRLPDVQLACAEEELSWRSFILNRHLVDLPVKFEPKPQQDTQQPSLNPMPLQRSANWQVGTVRTESAAPQPTTPEPVPDASVAASQPVDRSSLLRRFLRWWRGE, from the coding sequence ATGTCCGCCCCGCCCCCCGGCTGCCCCGCGCACGGCATCGGACCCGGCGGGCTGCGTCGGTTGTACGGGCCCGATGCGGAGGATCTCGGAGCGGTGTACGAAGAGCTGCGTGACCGGTACGGCACCGTGGCTCCTGCGCTGCTGCACGACGACGTGCCGATCTGGGTCGTGCTCGGCCATGGCGAGAACATGCACATGGTGCGCACACCATCGCAGTTCTGCCGGGACACCCGGCAATGGAGCGCTCTGCAGGACGGCACCATCAAGCCCGACCATCCGCTCATGCCGCACATCGCGTGGCAGCCCATCTGCTGCCACGCCGAGGGCGACGAGCATCTGCGGCTGCGCGGTGCGGTCACCGGCGCCATGTCGACCATCGACCACCGGGGCATCCGCCGCTACGCGAACCGCGCGACCCAGCTGCTCGTCAACAAGTTCTGTGAGGACGGCAGAGCAGACCTGGTCAGCCAGTTCGCCGAGCACCTGCCGATGGCGGTGATGTGCGAGATCCTGGGCATGCCCGAGGAGTACGGCGAACGCATCGTGCAGGCCGCCCGCGACATGCTCAAGGGCACCGAGACCGCCATCGCCAGCAACGCGTACATCATGGACGCCCTGACCCGGCTCACCGTCCGCCGCCGAGCCGAGCCCAAGGAAGACTTCACCAGCCACCTGATCAACCATCCGGCGCGGCTCACCGACGAGGAGATCAGCCAGCATCTGCGGGTCGTCCTGATCGCCGCGTACGAGACCACCGCCAACCTCCTCGCCAACGTACTGCGCGTGGTGCTCACCGACCCGCGGTTCCGTGCTCAGCTCAACGGCGGTCAGATGACGGTGCCCGAGGCGGTCGAGCAGTCCCTGTGGGACGAGCCTCCGTTCAGCACGATCCTCCCCTACATCGCCAAGCAGGACACCGAGCTGGGCGGTCAGCGGATCCGTACGGGCGACGCCCTTCTCTTCGGTATCGCGCCGGGCAATGTCGACCCGCGCGTCCGTCCCGACCTCAAGGCCAACATGCAGGGCAACCGCTCCCACCTGGCCTTCGGCGGCGGCCCCCATGAATGCCCGGGACAGGACATCGGCCGTGCCATCGCCGACGTAGGCGTCGACGCTCTGCTGACGCGTCTCCCCGACGTTCAACTTGCCTGTGCGGAGGAGGAGCTGAGCTGGCGGTCCTTCATCCTGAACCGGCATCTGGTGGACCTGCCGGTGAAGTTCGAGCCGAAGCCTCAGCAGGACACACAGCAGCCCTCTCTCAACCCGATGCCGCTGCAGCGTTCCGCCAACTGGCAGGTCGGCACCGTACGGACGGAGTCGGCCGCACCACAGCCCACCACTCCGGAGCCCGTCCCCGATGCGTCGGTGGCGGCGTCCCAGCCGGTCGACCGATCGAGCCTGCTCCGACGCTTCCTGCGCTGGTGGCGAGGGGAGTGA
- a CDS encoding DUF742 domain-containing protein: MTPPQRRRRFPKPGPEQPPAPPQQEGQDPPEAPKKNPERLYVITGPDGAERSELDLVTLIVAHADPPPSATPEQAALLRLCTAPLSVAELSAYLSLPFSVVTVLLTELLAAELVTARAPVIRQALADRSLLEAVMHGLQRL, translated from the coding sequence ATGACTCCTCCGCAACGCCGACGGCGATTCCCCAAACCCGGCCCGGAACAGCCCCCTGCGCCTCCGCAGCAGGAGGGCCAGGACCCTCCCGAGGCACCGAAGAAGAACCCCGAGCGGCTGTACGTCATTACCGGCCCCGACGGGGCCGAGCGCTCGGAACTCGACCTGGTCACCTTAATCGTGGCGCACGCCGACCCACCGCCCTCCGCCACGCCCGAGCAGGCGGCGCTGCTCAGGCTCTGCACGGCCCCGCTGTCCGTGGCCGAGCTGTCCGCCTATCTCAGCCTGCCGTTCAGCGTGGTGACCGTCCTGCTCACCGAGCTGCTGGCGGCCGAACTGGTAACGGCGCGCGCCCCTGTGATCCGCCAGGCGCTGGCCGACCGTTCCCTCCTCGAAGCGGTGATGCATGGACTTCAAAGGCTCTGA
- a CDS encoding GTP-binding protein, which translates to MDFKGSDTIPGPRTEDHLPKTAQAAVKIVIVGGFGVGKTTMVGSVSEIKPLTTEETMTQAGVGVDDNYGSESKTATTVAMDFGRISITEQLVLYLFGTPGQERFWFLWNGLFEGALGAVVLVDTRRLEVSFDVMGRLEERGVPFVVAVNTFPDGPRYDIAELRTALDLSEDIPIVECDARRRASSRDVLMTLLRFLHSLTTQKAPA; encoded by the coding sequence ATGGACTTCAAAGGCTCTGACACGATTCCCGGTCCACGAACAGAGGACCACCTCCCGAAGACCGCACAGGCCGCGGTGAAGATCGTCATCGTGGGCGGCTTCGGCGTCGGCAAGACGACCATGGTCGGCTCCGTCAGTGAGATCAAACCGCTGACCACCGAAGAGACCATGACCCAGGCGGGCGTGGGGGTCGACGACAACTACGGCTCCGAGTCCAAGACGGCCACCACCGTGGCGATGGACTTCGGTCGCATCAGCATCACCGAACAGCTGGTGCTCTACCTGTTCGGCACCCCGGGCCAGGAGCGCTTCTGGTTCCTGTGGAACGGCCTCTTCGAAGGCGCACTCGGCGCGGTGGTGCTTGTGGACACCCGCCGCCTCGAAGTCAGCTTCGACGTCATGGGCCGGCTGGAGGAGCGCGGTGTCCCCTTTGTCGTCGCCGTCAACACCTTCCCGGACGGCCCCCGTTACGACATCGCGGAACTGCGCACCGCGCTCGACCTGAGCGAGGACATCCCGATCGTCGAGTGCGACGCGCGGCGCAGGGCTTCCAGTCGGGACGTGCTGATGACGTTGCTGCGGTTCCTGCACTCGCTGACGACGCAGAAGGCGCCGGCGTGA
- a CDS encoding ATP-binding protein, producing the protein MVSVQSPPGRRELPYARVLLLPAIVMAAATGAAVAAVQEPARVAVGLCGAVATLLVIAVGAEAVRRGRVLRDVRVEHTRHTAHLERRIAAHEEDMNRLAEEIAPAALHWMRRGNSPGEVIRRLGDIDPAWSNLPDAQQRLLKTVLDIVDTEEVMRDAAQRSFVNIARRVQAIVHQQANELREMEEDHGRNPEVFDDLLRIDHGTALIGRLADSISVLGGGRPGRQWPEPVALYSVLRGAMSRILEYRRIDLTSIAKVNVKGTAVEPVIHAAAELLDNATRYSPPQSKVHVTATEVQTGVCIEIEDAGVSLSEEARLRAEGMLERAKAGVDLQDLGESPRLGLAVVGRLCAAYDMQVSLRASAYGGVRAILVVPSDMLTDEPGVGLAHGIGATAVPKAELGALPGPKRTIKKRRPTSPKFTTPVSMEDEVPEVTEWTANGLPQRRSKVKTPLAQRYAEQAEIERAEREGRPTVWSTARREPEPEKKPDDTPPGLWVQAFMDGLKRPTASTASQPTDEPARTEAEDEGNLK; encoded by the coding sequence ATGGTGAGTGTTCAGTCCCCCCCAGGACGGCGTGAACTGCCGTATGCGCGCGTGCTGTTGCTCCCCGCCATAGTCATGGCCGCGGCGACCGGGGCCGCCGTCGCGGCAGTGCAGGAGCCCGCGAGGGTCGCCGTCGGGTTGTGCGGTGCCGTTGCCACGTTGCTGGTGATCGCGGTGGGAGCCGAGGCCGTACGGCGGGGCCGTGTCCTGCGGGACGTCCGCGTCGAACACACCCGGCACACCGCCCATCTGGAGCGGCGGATCGCCGCCCACGAAGAGGACATGAACCGCCTCGCCGAGGAGATCGCCCCTGCGGCACTGCACTGGATGCGCCGCGGGAATTCGCCCGGAGAGGTGATTCGTCGACTCGGTGACATCGACCCGGCGTGGAGCAATCTGCCCGACGCACAGCAGCGGTTGCTCAAGACGGTGCTCGACATCGTCGACACCGAGGAGGTCATGCGCGACGCCGCGCAGCGCTCCTTCGTGAACATCGCCCGCCGCGTCCAGGCCATCGTGCACCAACAGGCCAACGAACTGCGGGAGATGGAGGAGGACCACGGCCGCAACCCCGAGGTCTTCGACGACCTCCTGCGCATCGACCACGGCACCGCGCTGATCGGCCGGCTCGCCGACTCCATCTCCGTCCTCGGCGGCGGCCGCCCCGGCCGCCAGTGGCCCGAGCCCGTCGCGCTCTACAGCGTGCTGCGCGGCGCCATGTCCCGGATCCTGGAGTACCGGCGCATCGACCTGACCTCGATCGCCAAGGTCAACGTCAAGGGCACCGCCGTGGAGCCCGTGATCCACGCGGCGGCCGAACTCCTCGACAACGCCACGCGCTACTCCCCTCCGCAGAGCAAGGTGCACGTCACCGCCACCGAGGTGCAGACCGGCGTCTGCATCGAGATCGAGGACGCCGGCGTCAGCCTCAGTGAGGAAGCCCGGCTGCGGGCCGAGGGCATGCTGGAGCGCGCCAAGGCCGGCGTCGACCTCCAGGACCTGGGCGAGTCGCCGCGTCTCGGCCTCGCGGTCGTCGGCCGGCTCTGCGCGGCGTACGACATGCAGGTCTCCCTTCGCGCCTCGGCGTACGGCGGTGTCCGCGCGATCCTCGTCGTGCCCAGCGACATGCTCACCGACGAGCCCGGCGTCGGTCTCGCCCACGGCATCGGCGCCACCGCCGTGCCCAAGGCCGAACTCGGCGCCCTGCCAGGCCCCAAGCGCACCATCAAGAAACGCCGACCCACCAGCCCCAAGTTCACGACCCCGGTGTCCATGGAGGACGAGGTCCCCGAGGTCACCGAGTGGACGGCGAACGGGCTGCCGCAGCGCCGCAGCAAGGTCAAGACCCCGCTCGCCCAACGCTACGCAGAGCAGGCCGAGATCGAACGAGCCGAGCGGGAAGGCCGCCCGACCGTCTGGTCGACGGCCCGTCGCGAGCCCGAGCCCGAGAAGAAGCCGGACGACACTCCGCCGGGCCTGTGGGTCCAGGCGTTCATGGACGGCCTCAAGCGCCCCACCGCTTCCACAGCCAGTCAGCCGACCGACGAACCGGCCCGAACCGAGGCCGAAGACGAGGGGAACCTCAAGTGA
- a CDS encoding urea amidolyase associated protein UAAP2, with protein sequence MKTVVPARSAWSSVIPEGGTLTITDLHGNQAVDFLVYDAHDTAVRYSAPDTVQAQGGIFLTTGSVLMSNEHTPLMTVTADDVGRHDTVGGACSKESNTLRYGHHTWSQHACVDNFLAEGAKYGLGKRDLVSNINWYMNVPIEQDGTLGIVDGISAPGLALTLRADRDVLVLVSNCPQINNPCNGFDPTPVEMTIGADA encoded by the coding sequence ATGAAGACCGTCGTACCGGCCCGCTCCGCCTGGTCCTCCGTCATCCCCGAGGGCGGCACACTCACCATCACCGACCTGCACGGCAACCAGGCCGTCGACTTCCTCGTCTACGACGCCCACGACACGGCCGTCCGCTACAGCGCCCCCGACACCGTCCAGGCGCAGGGCGGCATCTTCCTCACCACGGGCAGCGTCCTGATGTCCAACGAACACACCCCGCTGATGACGGTCACCGCCGACGACGTGGGCCGCCACGACACGGTCGGCGGCGCCTGCTCCAAGGAGTCCAACACCCTGCGCTACGGCCACCACACCTGGTCGCAGCACGCCTGCGTGGACAACTTCCTGGCCGAGGGCGCGAAGTACGGCCTCGGCAAGCGCGACCTCGTCTCCAACATCAACTGGTACATGAACGTGCCGATCGAGCAGGACGGCACCCTCGGCATCGTCGACGGCATCTCCGCCCCCGGCCTCGCCCTGACCCTGCGCGCCGACCGCGACGTCCTCGTCCTGGTCTCCAACTGCCCCCAGATCAACAACCCTTGCAACGGCTTCGACCCGACACCCGTGGAGATGACGATCGGGGCCGACGCATGA
- a CDS encoding urea amidolyase associated protein UAAP1 codes for MATETTYGARDHARAQDGTRAEAMPVVPAGDWPDPPAGVGPLVWAETVAGGNYTHRVLARGTELRLTDLRGDACAHLLLYAEGRPWERLNVADTVKVQWNAYLGEDRLLLSDQGRVLASVVADTSGRHDTLCGTSTLARNTERYGDGTPQSPSPAGRELFKLAAAKNGLDPRDLPPSLSFFQGVRIREDGTLDFTGSAGPGASVTLRTEQDVTVLIANVPHPADPRPDYVSTPLEVLAWRAEPTRPGDPLWDATPEGRRAFLNTAEFLASRGLA; via the coding sequence ATGGCCACAGAGACCACCTACGGAGCCCGAGACCACGCCCGCGCACAGGACGGCACCCGCGCCGAGGCCATGCCGGTCGTCCCGGCCGGCGACTGGCCGGACCCTCCGGCCGGGGTCGGCCCCCTCGTGTGGGCGGAGACCGTCGCGGGAGGCAACTACACGCACCGCGTCCTCGCCCGCGGCACCGAGCTCCGCCTCACCGACCTCCGCGGGGACGCCTGCGCCCACCTCCTGCTGTACGCGGAGGGCCGCCCCTGGGAGCGCCTCAACGTCGCCGACACGGTCAAGGTCCAGTGGAACGCCTACCTCGGCGAGGACCGGCTCCTCCTGTCCGACCAGGGCCGCGTCCTCGCGAGCGTCGTCGCCGACACCTCCGGCCGCCACGACACCCTGTGCGGCACCTCCACCCTGGCCCGCAACACCGAGCGCTACGGCGACGGCACGCCCCAGAGCCCCTCCCCCGCCGGCCGCGAGCTCTTCAAGCTGGCGGCGGCGAAGAACGGCCTCGACCCCCGTGACCTGCCCCCCTCCCTCTCCTTCTTCCAGGGCGTGCGGATCCGCGAGGACGGCACCCTCGACTTCACCGGCTCGGCCGGCCCCGGCGCAAGCGTCACCCTCCGCACCGAGCAGGACGTGACAGTCCTGATCGCGAACGTCCCGCACCCCGCCGACCCGCGCCCCGACTACGTCAGCACCCCCCTGGAGGTCCTGGCCTGGCGCGCCGAACCCACCCGCCCCGGCGACCCCCTCTGGGACGCCACCCCCGAAGGCCGCCGCGCCTTCCTCAACACCGCCGAATTCCTCGCCTCCAGGGGGCTCGCATGA
- a CDS encoding roadblock/LC7 domain-containing protein produces the protein MIQQRGNFDWMLQDLAKGVPGIQMIVVLSADGLRIARHGGDPDTADRVAAACAGLQSLAGAVAGEIPGSDGKMKMVLIEIHGGYFYLMAAGPNAYLAVLSDIITEPGHMSARMSDLVVRIGAHLTSPPRRNGQTV, from the coding sequence GTGATCCAGCAGCGAGGCAACTTCGACTGGATGCTCCAGGACCTCGCCAAAGGCGTACCGGGCATCCAGATGATCGTGGTGCTCTCCGCCGACGGCCTGCGCATCGCCCGGCACGGCGGCGACCCGGACACCGCCGACCGTGTCGCCGCGGCCTGCGCGGGACTGCAGAGCCTGGCGGGCGCCGTCGCCGGGGAGATCCCTGGGAGCGACGGCAAGATGAAGATGGTTCTCATCGAGATCCACGGGGGCTATTTCTATCTGATGGCCGCCGGCCCCAACGCGTACCTCGCGGTGCTCTCCGACATCATCACGGAACCCGGTCATATGAGCGCCCGCATGAGCGACCTGGTCGTCCGTATCGGCGCGCACCTGACCAGTCCGCCCCGGCGCAATGGGCAGACCGTATGA
- a CDS encoding 5-oxoprolinase/urea amidolyase family protein has translation MTFDTLLIANRGEIAVRIIRTARQLGLRTVAVYSDADRAAPHVRLADQAVRLGPAPAKESYLDADLVLKAAKDSGAGAIHPGYGFLSEDAEFARRCEAAGIVFVGPTPEQLELFGAKHTARAAAEAAGVPLAPGTGLLPSLGEALQAADTIGYPVMLKATGGGGGIGMSACRSAAELTDAWDRVQRVAAASFSSAGVFLERLVEHARHVEVQVFGDGEGEVVTFGDRDCSLQRRNQKVVEEAPAPGIPTHIRSQLAASARDLCASVDYRSAGTVEFVYDAAREEAYFLEVNTRLQVEHPVTEEIYGVDLVAWMLQLARGERDVVREPGPPHGHAVEARLYAEDPSREHRPSAGLLTRVEFPTGVRVDGWVETGTEVTTSYDPMLAKVIAYGPDRAHALRRLDEALARTRVDGIETNLGLVRAALTHTDFKRATHSTATLTEVTDPTPRIEVVAPGTLTTVQDWPGRTGYWQVGVPPCGPMDDRSFRLGNTALGNPEGAPGLECTLQGPSLRFTHPTTVCVTGAPAPVTVDGTPVAQWEPVTVPAGGTLEVGAPAEHGLRTYVLVAGGLDVPDFLGSASTFTLGRFGGHGGRALRTGDVLHGGSRTEGTAVQDPPSCTSTWHIGAVEGPHAAPEFFTEDDIRDFYAADWKVHFNSARTGVRLVGPKPRWARTDGGEAGLHPSNIHDTPYSVGAVDYTGDMPVLLGPDGPSLGGFVCPATVISTERWKLGQLRPGDTVRFVPVNTDGSERPAIVDGGILARDGDVTYRRSGDDNLLVEFGPMQLDLALRMRVHALMEALAERGPDGITDLTPGIRSLQIQTNPTRLPQQQLLTAVRDITTSLPPSDELVVPSRTVHLPLSWDDPATREAIARYMAGVRDDAPWCPWNIEFIRRVNGLESVTDVYDTVFDAEYLVLGLGDVYLGAPVATPLDPRHRLVTTKYNPARTWTAENSVGIGGAYLCIYGMEGPGGYQFVGRTTQVWSPWQQRGAFEPGSPWLLRFFDRIKWYPVEADELLELRADIISGRFVPRVEEGTFSLAEYQRFLAEHGDSIGEFRTRQQAAFGAERDAWEAAGEFARAESAAAPAPAPTDLVLPPGARLIEAEFAASVWQLNVAPGDEVTAGQPLLALEAMKMESRVHAPAAGVVTEILARPGDQVEAGTALLVLAPPAQ, from the coding sequence ATGACCTTCGACACCCTCCTCATAGCCAACCGCGGCGAGATAGCCGTCCGTATCATCCGCACGGCCCGCCAACTCGGCCTGCGCACAGTCGCCGTGTACTCCGACGCCGACCGCGCCGCCCCCCACGTCCGCCTCGCCGACCAGGCCGTACGCCTCGGGCCCGCGCCCGCGAAGGAGTCGTACCTCGACGCCGACCTGGTCCTGAAGGCGGCCAAGGACTCGGGCGCGGGCGCGATCCACCCCGGCTACGGCTTCCTGTCCGAGGACGCCGAGTTCGCGCGCCGGTGCGAGGCGGCGGGGATCGTCTTCGTGGGCCCCACGCCCGAGCAACTGGAGCTGTTCGGCGCGAAGCACACGGCACGGGCCGCGGCGGAGGCGGCCGGGGTGCCGCTGGCACCGGGCACGGGACTGCTGCCCTCGCTCGGAGAAGCACTCCAGGCAGCCGACACCATCGGCTATCCCGTGATGCTCAAGGCCACCGGCGGGGGCGGCGGCATCGGCATGTCGGCCTGCCGATCCGCCGCCGAACTGACCGACGCCTGGGACCGCGTGCAGCGGGTCGCCGCCGCCTCCTTCTCCTCCGCGGGCGTCTTCCTGGAACGGCTCGTCGAGCACGCCCGCCATGTCGAGGTGCAGGTCTTCGGCGACGGCGAGGGTGAGGTCGTCACCTTCGGCGACCGCGACTGCTCCCTCCAGCGCCGCAACCAGAAGGTCGTGGAGGAGGCCCCGGCTCCCGGAATTCCCACCCACATCCGCTCGCAACTCGCCGCCAGTGCCCGCGACTTGTGCGCCTCCGTCGACTACCGCTCCGCCGGAACCGTCGAGTTCGTCTACGACGCCGCCCGCGAGGAGGCCTACTTCCTGGAGGTCAACACCCGCCTCCAGGTGGAGCATCCGGTCACCGAGGAGATCTACGGCGTCGACCTGGTCGCCTGGATGCTCCAACTGGCCCGGGGTGAGCGGGACGTCGTGCGCGAACCCGGCCCCCCGCACGGTCACGCCGTCGAGGCCCGCCTCTACGCCGAGGACCCCTCCCGTGAACACCGGCCCAGCGCGGGCCTGTTGACCCGGGTCGAGTTCCCCACCGGGGTCCGTGTCGACGGCTGGGTGGAGACGGGCACCGAGGTGACCACGTCGTACGACCCGATGCTCGCGAAGGTCATCGCGTACGGCCCCGATCGCGCCCACGCGCTCCGGCGGCTGGACGAGGCGCTGGCCCGCACCCGCGTCGACGGCATCGAGACCAACCTGGGCCTGGTCCGGGCGGCGCTCACGCACACGGACTTCAAGAGGGCCACCCACTCCACGGCGACCCTCACCGAGGTCACCGACCCCACCCCGCGCATCGAGGTCGTGGCCCCCGGCACCCTCACCACGGTCCAGGACTGGCCGGGCCGCACCGGCTACTGGCAGGTCGGCGTGCCCCCGTGCGGCCCCATGGACGACCGTTCCTTCCGGCTCGGCAACACGGCGCTGGGCAACCCGGAGGGCGCCCCCGGACTCGAATGCACCTTGCAGGGACCGTCGTTGAGGTTCACCCACCCCACGACCGTCTGTGTGACGGGCGCCCCGGCCCCGGTCACCGTGGACGGCACACCGGTCGCCCAGTGGGAGCCGGTCACCGTCCCCGCGGGCGGAACCCTGGAGGTCGGCGCCCCCGCCGAGCACGGACTGCGCACCTACGTCCTCGTCGCCGGCGGCCTCGACGTCCCGGACTTCCTCGGCAGCGCCAGCACCTTCACGCTGGGCCGCTTCGGCGGCCACGGCGGACGGGCCCTGCGCACGGGAGACGTGCTGCACGGCGGAAGCCGGACGGAGGGGACGGCCGTACAGGACCCGCCGTCCTGCACCTCCACCTGGCACATCGGAGCCGTCGAAGGCCCGCACGCCGCACCGGAGTTCTTCACCGAGGACGACATCCGCGACTTCTACGCGGCCGACTGGAAGGTCCACTTCAACTCGGCCCGCACCGGCGTCCGCCTGGTCGGCCCCAAGCCCCGCTGGGCCCGGACCGACGGCGGCGAGGCGGGTCTGCACCCGTCCAACATCCACGACACCCCCTACTCGGTCGGAGCCGTCGACTACACCGGTGACATGCCGGTGCTGCTCGGCCCGGACGGGCCCTCGCTGGGCGGTTTCGTCTGTCCGGCGACCGTGATCAGCACCGAGCGCTGGAAACTCGGCCAGCTGCGCCCGGGCGACACCGTGCGCTTCGTACCGGTGAACACGGACGGCTCCGAACGCCCGGCCATCGTGGACGGCGGCATCCTCGCCCGCGACGGCGACGTCACCTACCGCCGCAGCGGCGACGACAACCTGCTGGTCGAGTTCGGCCCCATGCAGCTGGACCTGGCCCTCCGCATGCGCGTCCACGCCCTGATGGAGGCGCTGGCCGAGCGGGGCCCGGACGGCATCACCGACCTCACCCCCGGCATCCGCTCCCTCCAGATCCAGACGAACCCGACCCGCCTCCCCCAACAGCAACTCCTCACCGCGGTAAGGGACATCACCACCTCACTCCCCCCGTCCGACGAACTGGTCGTTCCCTCCCGCACGGTCCACCTCCCCCTCTCCTGGGACGACCCCGCCACCCGTGAGGCGATCGCCCGTTACATGGCGGGGGTTCGCGACGACGCGCCCTGGTGCCCCTGGAACATCGAGTTCATCCGCCGCGTCAACGGCCTGGAGTCGGTGACCGACGTCTACGACACGGTCTTCGACGCCGAGTACCTCGTACTCGGCCTGGGAGACGTCTACTTGGGCGCCCCCGTGGCCACCCCGCTCGACCCGCGCCACCGCCTGGTGACCACGAAGTACAACCCGGCCCGCACCTGGACGGCGGAGAACTCGGTCGGCATCGGCGGCGCCTACCTCTGCATCTACGGCATGGAGGGACCCGGCGGCTACCAGTTCGTGGGCCGTACGACCCAGGTGTGGTCGCCCTGGCAGCAGCGCGGCGCGTTCGAGCCGGGCTCGCCCTGGCTGCTGCGCTTCTTCGACCGCATCAAGTGGTACCCGGTGGAGGCGGACGAACTCCTGGAGCTGCGCGCCGACATCATCTCCGGCCGCTTCGTGCCCCGCGTCGAGGAGGGCACGTTCTCGCTCGCCGAGTACCAGCGCTTCCTCGCCGAACACGGCGATTCCATAGGGGAGTTCAGGACACGCCAGCAGGCGGCCTTCGGCGCGGAGCGGGACGCTTGGGAGGCGGCGGGCGAGTTCGCCCGGGCCGAGTCGGCAGCCGCACCGGCACCCGCTCCCACCGACCTGGTCCTCCCGCCCGGAGCCCGTCTGATCGAGGCCGAGTTCGCGGCCTCCGTATGGCAGTTGAACGTGGCGCCGGGCGACGAGGTGACGGCCGGCCAGCCGCTCCTCGCCCTGGAGGCGATGAAGATGGAGTCCAGGGTGCACGCGCCGGCCGCCGGCGTGGTCACGGAGATCCTGGCCAGGCCGGGCGACCAGGTGGAGGCCGGGACAGCCCTGCTCGTCCTGGCCCCGCCCGCACAGTGA
- a CDS encoding TetR/AcrR family transcriptional regulator — MGTTGGAAESGRRVGRPRAARRPDSGLAPRDELLVAAAELFTTLGYAATSTRAVAERAGMRQASMYHYVSGKEELLAELLESTVTPSLTYARELLADDTVPPERRLWELCRADVEVLCGGPYNLGGLYLLPEVRTERFAGFHAVRAELKDTYRQLIAATDAGGALAKSELDLRTDLLFGLIEGVILVHRSDPERPVSVFAEATADAALRIAGV, encoded by the coding sequence ATGGGTACGACAGGTGGGGCGGCGGAGTCGGGGCGGCGGGTCGGGAGGCCGCGGGCTGCCCGGCGGCCGGACAGCGGACTCGCGCCGCGCGATGAACTCCTCGTCGCCGCCGCCGAGTTGTTCACCACCCTCGGGTACGCCGCCACCAGCACCCGCGCCGTCGCCGAGCGTGCGGGCATGAGGCAGGCCTCCATGTACCACTACGTCTCCGGCAAGGAGGAGCTCCTCGCCGAGCTCCTGGAGTCCACGGTCACGCCCTCGCTGACGTACGCCCGCGAACTGCTCGCCGACGACACGGTCCCGCCCGAACGCCGGCTGTGGGAGCTGTGCCGCGCGGACGTCGAGGTGCTGTGCGGAGGGCCGTACAACCTCGGCGGTCTCTATCTGCTGCCGGAGGTGCGCACCGAGCGGTTCGCCGGCTTCCACGCCGTGCGCGCCGAACTCAAGGACACCTACCGGCAGTTGATCGCCGCGACGGACGCGGGCGGCGCCCTCGCGAAGAGCGAGCTCGATCTCCGTACGGATTTGTTGTTCGGTCTGATCGAGGGCGTGATCCTCGTCCACCGCTCCGATCCCGAGCGCCCCGTGTCCGTCTTCGCGGAAGCCACCGCGGACGCCGCGCTGCGGATCGCCGGGGTCTGA